From Drosophila yakuba strain Tai18E2 chromosome 2L, Prin_Dyak_Tai18E2_2.1, whole genome shotgun sequence, one genomic window encodes:
- the LOC6526956 gene encoding MTOR-associated protein MEAK7: protein MGNASGKRDTDNLYNSEELRMLESAYKNASGGALEKLTQDRLVETWSQTIERSLAESTAQYLFTPTKPGQQCVNIQLKKFGEPYYIMERGTIDQKMQMLLGSMERSGNDTFNSKQLEQYIYSVIKSYVHLESTAKNSGIKEWHELGFNTTERSAATFAKGLMRNLGKELEHTMPNDALERWLHVTPQFLQIWREVFSQLYCRHGGSKRNIIKEMEIPILPALCDAPQNSHYRPIIELPHVLYINAQLPREHRHKWRFLFSSKINGESFSTMLGKVLDKGPTLFFIEDEDQYIFGGYASESWSVKPQFGGDDSSLLYTLSPAMRCFSATTYNNHYQYLNLNQQTMPNGLGMGGQFDFWGLWIDCSFGDGQSVESCTTYRDYVQLSKRKQFKIRNMEVWAVGDLPVKDEDEEGEGQKRSVLDGNLEDRAMLEIAGKKMHSDGLREPSMDD from the exons GAAACTTGGTCGCAAACCATCGAACGATCGCTGGCCGAAAGTACGGCTCAGTATCTATTTACGCCCACGAAGCCAGGTCAGCAATGTGTCAACATTCAGCTGAAGAAATTCGGGGAGCCCTACTACATCATGGAACGCGGCACTATTGAtcagaaaatgcaaatgctctTGGGCTCGATGGAGAGAAGTGGGAATGACACCTTCAACAGCAAGCAATTGGAGCAG TATATCTACTCGGTGATCAAGAGCTACGTGCACTTGGAGAGCACAGCGAAGAACTCTGGCATCAAGGAGTGGCATGAGCTGGGCTTCAACACCACGGAGAGATCCGCCGCCACCTTTGCCAAGGGTCTGATGAGAAATCTGGGCAAGGAGCTGGAGCACACCATGCCGAATGATGCCCTGGAACGCTGGCTGCACGTCACTCCGCAGTTTCTGCAGATTTGGCGCGAGGTCTTCAGCCAGCTGTATTGTCGCCATGGTGGCAGCAAACGCAACATAAtcaaggaaatggaaattccAATCCTGCCAGCATTGTGTG ATGCTCCGCAAAATAGTCATTATCGCCCAATCATCGAACTACCTCACGTGTTGTACATTAATGCTCAGTTGCCCCGCGAACATCGGCACAAATGGCGCTTTCTGTTCTCATCGAAAATCAACGGAGAAAGCTTCTCGACGATGCTGGGAAAAGTCCTGGACAAAGGACCCACGTTGTTCTTTATTGAGGACGAGGATCAGTACATATTTGGCGGCTACGCGTCCGAATCCTGGTCAGTGAAACCACAATTTGGCGGCGATGACAGCTCATTGCTGTACACCTTAAGCCCTGCCATGCGGTGCTTTTCGGCCACAACTTATAACAATCACTATCagtatttgaatttgaatcaGCAGACCATGCCGAATGGCCTG GGCATGGGCGGTCAGTTTGATTTTTGGGGCCTTTGGATTGACTGCAGTTTCGGCGATGGACAGAGCGTTGAAAGCTGCACTACATATCGAGACTACGTGCAATTGAG TAAACGAAAGCAATTCAAAATACGAAACATGGAAGTTTGGGCCGTGGGAGATTTACCAGTTAAAGATGAAGACGAAGAAGGCGAGGGTCAG AAACGTTCGGTGCTGGATGGCAATTTGGAAGATCGAGCAATGTTGGAAATCGCGGGCAAGAAAATGCATTCGGATGGCTTGCGTGAGCCCAGCATGGATGATTGA